The nucleotide window ggtttagggttagcctaacctTTACTCAAAGGGCCACCAGTGACCAAAATGCCACGCTACCCCACGCCATCAGTTCttatatatgtgtgagtgtattgaCACTCATTATTATACTCATTATACTCATCATTattaaggtgaccttgggtgtcttgaaaggcgcctctaaattaaatgtattattattattattattatccaccACAGAAAGACAACTTCCGTCCACTCCTACATCTGATTGTAATAAGTCCAAGGTTGGAAAACTCATGCTATAAAAAGGGAGGTACCTGGTCAAAATATGTCTCAAAGAGATCAGGCTGACATTTGTATAGTTATGGTATAACATAATGCCCTTGGAATTAGAATAAAGTAGGCTACCCCAGTTGGTTGGTATTACTGAGACATGTATTGATTTGATTGTCTTTGATTGTCATATGAACCGAAATGGGTGTTCTTATCATGATCATATCTTTTTCATTAAACCCATTACATCTTTCTATTGAATCGTTGTCATCTGTTTTTAAAGTTACAttaatagttttgtttgtgtggacCGGAAACAGAATCACAAACTCAAAGAACCGCTTCCGGGTCATGTCGTCGTCACACggaaaaaccaaaacaagtGGATGACATTTCTGACAGAAGCGGCCCGAACGGCGCCACCGGGAGAAGGTAACGAGCACGAACCACGTCGAGCCGACCCGGTCCCGGTGTCCCCCGCCTCACAGTACATACTGGAAGCGTGTCTTCACTGCTGGTTCACTCTATTTCAGTAAGAGCGGGCTAGCCCAATGCTAACCAGAGCTAGCATCATGGGAGGGGGGCGGCTGCCATAGCAACCGTCTGAGAAACACTGTGGCGCTTAATGCTAGCTTaaccagctagctagctagctagataATACATCTCCCACCTTAGTGACTCACGGTGAGCGCGGACCGCCTCGTCGCTCCTCGTCTAGCGGGCTTTAGAGACCTCAGAGCCCGCGGCCATGCGTCGCTGCCCGGGTCGCGGCGGGCTGGAACTGATCTGGGCTGTGATCTGATCAGACCCGAGCCTCACGTCACTTGTCAGAGGGCGAGAGGAGCCGCCAGACTATCTGGTCCACCCCGACAGTCAGTCCTTTAACTGTCACGTTGCCTCCGTGTCTCAGGGTCCACCAGGCAGTGCGTGTTGTTGAGTGGGTTGAGCTCTGTGGGCTGTGATCCAAGACCTTTTGGGGTCGCGACCGCCGGCCGATGGACCGCTGCTAACGCGGGCTGCGGGCTGCGACCCCACAAGCAGAACGATCATACATGTCCAGGTATCATCTGTCTGTATGATCTGTCTGCTTGTGGGTCGCAGCCTGCCGATGGAGCGCTGCTAGCGTCGGAGGTAGCAGACGTTGCTGAACCTGGTTCTGTTCAGACCTCAGCGTACTGGGGCATTATTTGTTCGAGTTGACATGTGGATACCGGTTTGATAATTCTTGTTGGGGTGACGGAAATGCTTTACTATAGACTGGCAAGTTAATCAATCAGCTAACTCACGTGGATTAGCATAGTGAAGCTAGTTTGAATCAAACGTAATGATATTTGAAAGTATATTTTTATGTCAAAGCAGCAAAGGGCTTTTTTACTGCTTACTCAATCAAGTATATCTCAATATCAAAAGTGAATGTCGTCGTGACTTTCAGGTGTCCGTTTCCCTGGGGTTAAGTCATGGACTGGAATTCCCTGGGGTTTAAAGTCATGGATTTGTATTCCCGGTGGTTTAGAAGTCATGGATTTCTATTCCCTGGGGTTTGAAATTCATTGATTTGTCTATTTCCTGTGGGTTAAAAGTTATAATCATCtgcaaatgtcttgtttttccAAATGTGGTGCTGTTATTTCTACAAAGAAAGCtgaggagggggtgaagggtCATTGGTTGTTTATGTGCCTATTCACCAATAGTAATTCTGCTATTTTAATATTTAGCTCGTTTGAGTATGGATGTAGATGACTGCAATGGCTCGTCCTATATATCAGGTATGCatctaaagggggggggggaatgatgCTTTATTTAGTTTCTACATATACTAGAAATTGCCACCGGATGtgtcaatgtaaaaaaaacaatcttCTTTCGAGGTGCAGCAAGTGGTGAGTCTTCAGTGGAGAGGGAGTTTCCTGGGGCGCCCGGGGTTCCATCAGCAAGCACCCCCAACAGCCAGCACACCTCTCCTAGCCGCTCGCTCAGTGGTCAGTTTGAAATCAAATCACAATCATAAGAAACCCCTTCCTGTTTAGTGACTTGGTCCCACACGGACCATTCACAAAAAAGTCTCGGGCATAATTTGAAAAATGGACTGTTGGgttcctctgccccccccccccctccagctaacTCCATTAAGGTGGAGCTGTACAGCGACGATGAGCCGGgccgggggggtgaggaggacgcGGGGGAGGACGGGGGTCCGGACCAcgggggggagggcggaggggcCTACAGGGAGATGAACCACGTGGACGCCATGACCTCCGGAGCCACTCGACTTCCCAACGGGAAGCTCAAGTGTGACATCTGTGGCATGATCTGCATCGGACCCAACGTCCTCATGGTGCACAAGCGCAGCCACACAGGTGATACACGCCCCTCGCTAATTCTGTCTGCTGCACATAACGTCTTCCACTCTGCTGCTGCTAGTTTAGCATTGATTCCTGACAGCCTAACCAGTATCCCTTCCATCCAATCACTCGTCCTCCTAGTGAATGAGAGCACGGTTTGTGTGCTGCAGTCGTTTTAGTTAGTGTGTATCGTAACAAAGCAAGGAAACGAGCATGTCTTTTCTATAATGAACCTTGAAGCGGTCCTTGAGGCTGGTAGAGATATGCTTCAAAGAACCGGTCGTCAAGCAGGAGATCGGATCTCTGCAGGGGGAAGAAGTGGAACTACTGTAGAAGCTTTGAAGGCGTTTTATTCTACAAGCTACTTTGTGAATAATGAAATTAACTGGTAGAACATCATTTGCTGCAAGGCTCAGTAGTGTCAGCGAGTATTTAGAATCTGTAACAAAGAGGAATGTACTTGATGAACTCCTAACCTCTCTGATTCTCCTGGCTTGATTCACACTGTGTGGTTTGAAGAGGCTGGGCGTTGAGAATGAGTGTTGTGTCGTGAGTTCTGCAGAAATACCCTCTTGGTGATATTTAGAATAAAACTCACTCTATTGTTGTTTACTCAAAGGTGAGCGACCCTTCCAGTGTAATCAGTGCGGCGCTTCGTTCACTCAGAAGGGAAACCTCCTCCGACACATTAAGTTGCACTCGGGAGAGAAGCCCTTTAAATGCCCCTTCTGCAGTTATGCCTGTCGTAGGAGAGACGCCCTCACCGGCCACCTCCGCACTCATTCGGGTGAGAGGGATTTgtacacgtgcatacacacacatcacctcTGTCCACTGCAGTCTCTCTTTCACCATGTCACCAAACTGTACCACATTATTCCTAAGCCAGCCTTGTCTATGATCCAGGCAGAGCTACTGGTTAAACCCATCCTGTGGCTCCGTTCCAAACGGGCCCTGTGATTCTCTGACGTCACacgtgggagtgtccacccaggTGCACGCTGGATAGATCGCTagtctacccagtggactgtaccaactggtaggcttctctatccatcatacatagAGGGGGCCATCCCTACTTGTGAATTCAGGAAGTCACGGGGCAGGCCGATCGGGAAATGCCCGGTTTGGCTAATCTCACCGTCCCTTTGTGGTGAGAGGCCCTTGAGTTCAATCTTGATAATTAAGGGTTTCTAATACCCTACGACTGGTTCAAAATGGGCACGACCTGTATAGGTGGATTTTCTTTTTAGTTCACTCATTCAAATCAACATGAATAGCCAAGAGTTAACACTACGATATTTCCTCACCAGAACTTAAGCACGTTTTGCACATGATGCCAATTCCGTTCCTTAataacgaccccccccccccccccgtgtccaGTGTCCTCCCCTACCGTAGGGAAGCCCTACAAGTGCAGCTACTGCGGGCGGAGCTACAAGCAGCAGAGCACCCTGGAGGAGCACCGCGAGCGCTGCCACAGCTACCTGCAGAGTCTGGAGACGCTGCACCCCGCCAGCACCCACCTCCCAGGTAGGGGCCCCAGGGTACAACAGGGGACACCAGGGCCCCGAGCACCAGGCCCTAGGGGCCACCAGTAGCTGAGGGCAGCCCCACTGAGATACTCTGAATAAGTCATAGCACTTATTTAACACATCAACTTGTGAAAAACTACTTTTAGCTGgccaaacaataataaaaacacgTAAAATATTCTTTTGAACCACTTTTCATTGAGCTGAATAACGCCAGGGGCCAGAGGATGACATGAGGGCATCCATGGCTCTGCCTCTTGTGTCACTGCCAGTAGAACCCTGGGAACCTCATTAGTACTTCGTTAGAACCTCGTTAGAACCGTGTCCTTCCGCCTGCAGGAGAGGAGCTGAGGTTCACCCCTGACTCTGTGCTGCAGCCGCCCTCAGACCAGTTCCTCGACGGCCTCACTAGTAACTTCGCCAAGCGAAAGAGATCAACACCACAGAGATTTGTAGGTGAGCAATTGATCCAAAAGATGACGTAGTTGAGGTGAGCAGGAACACCAGGGGCCTCGAGGGGACAGAGCTCCACTAGGGTCGCTCTCCACGACACTGGCTCCAATACCGGAGCCTCAGTTGCCCTGAGAGTTAAATGGAAGCAGAAACAGTGCACGGTGTGTTATTGTTAAACCTCCTGGAATGATCTCCAGCTGCGCTCATTAAGAACCCTGCATTGGGATGTGCAAAggggttttctgtgtgtgctctTTTCAGAGCATCATGAAATCTGTCTTTTCTACGGCTTTATGTTATATATTTCTACATCTATTTCTGTATCTATATCTCAGGACAGAAGCACATGCGTCTCGACATGGCCGACGCGCCCTACGAGCTCAGCGCTGCGTTTGAGAAGGACGGAGACCTGAACCCTGCCCACCTTGAGACGCCCCACTTCCCCGGTCTGGGGGGAGACTACGCCGCtgccccaggtggaggaggtggaggtgatggaggtggaggaggaggggatggaggaggaggggatggaggaggaggagggctgacgGAGCAGCCCGCGCCACCCCGCGGCCCTCCGTCGGCTCGGCCCTTGCGTTTGTCGGAGCTCCGCCCCTTGCTCAGCTCCGCGCacagagccccgccccctccgcaGGGGGCGCGGCTGGACTGTATGGGGGGCGGAGCCGGGGTCGGCGGCCCCGGGGGACGGGAAGCGGCGGAGGGCCACGAGGACCTGCCCCCTGGCCGCAGCGGCGCGCCGTCGCCTAGCAACGGTTGCCAGGACTCCACGGACACAGAGAGCCTGCACGACGAGCCgcaactcctccaccaccaccaccaccaccacaacaacctcCACTACAGCGGCggcccgggccccgcccccccgccgcacCACCGGGCCCGAGGGAGACCCCTCCCCGGGCACGCCAAAGACGCGGAGCGGGAGGAGGGCGCCCCCCCGGGGGGCCACGCCTTCGCCGCCGCCCAGCCCACGCCGGgctcccccgccgccccctcctccacctcccgggAGGCGCTGCGGGTGGTGGACGGGGACGGGCGCGCCGTGCGGTCGTTCCGCTGCGAGCACTGCCGCGTGCTGTTCCTGGACCACGTCATGTTCACCATCCACATGGGCGCGCACGGCTTCCGCCAGCCCTTCGAGTGCAACATCTGCGGGCACCGCAGCCAGGACCGCTACGAGTTCTCCTCCCACATCGTCCGGGGGGAACACCTGCTGGAGTGAGGAGTCGGGGTCGGGCAGGAGGTCACCTGATCCACCAGGAGGGCTCCTATTggaaggaccccccccccccctgctcctttTGGAGGGAACCCGCTGCTCCTATTGGAGGAACCGCCCTGCTTTGCTCCTATTGGAGGAACCCCGTTGCTCTGCTCCTATTGGAGGAACCCCCTTGCTCTGCTCCTATTGGAGGAACCCCCTGGCTGAGTTTGATCTGCACAACGTACCCACAGAGGGATCGGTAGTGGTCCACACTGGCCTCTGAGTCAGGACACTTGAACTAGTAGATTCTCTAGAGAGGTGTGGCTTAAAGAGAACTCCAAGGAAGGTCACATCATTTTAAATCTAAAAACAAGGTCCTATCATTCTTAATGCACTTTGAACGATGAATATCTCTGAAAATGCACTtttgaattattttattatagtaGATGAGTCATCACTGCACCTTTCTATCTTCAGAAGTGCCTTGCTCTAAAACAATATTTGACCCTTTGCTTTCTGATCAACAGTATATGCTTGATGTTATTTAATGTCTGAGAAGTTCCCCTCGTCTGCACTTTGACCGAGATATTGCAAAAGAATAGCTTAAGATGTGGTCGCGGTCCTTTTTAAAACGAGCTCACCGTACACGGTGAAGTCGACACTTgtattcctttttcttttttttttaagataagcTTAAGAGCACTTTCCTCCAGCTTCATTCCTCCACTCTCTGAAGGTGGGGGCTTCTCTGTCGGGGCCAGGAGGGGTTTCGAATGCAGACCAAACTTGGCCCGACCTGTACGAGGAAGCGGTCTGGACCTCGGTTAGGAAAGCACTTTGTTAGCTgtggtgagctgtgtgtgtagaGGATGAAGGGACAGGGAAGAGACCCATGTGAAGGGAAACTGAAAGGCTTTTATTGGTGTGAATGGTGGATAGAAATGTATGATATATCTATTTTTCTGGCTTTTGTTGCACTGATACCTGCCGGAACACAATTATATGAAAATATTTTATGGGAGAATACATTTATGACATGCACATTTCACTGAAAGTCTAAGGAAAGAAggttatttttttcaaagaagAGTCAAAGCGTTTCAAATTCCCTCTAAAGAGGACAGACACTGCCACTCACAGGAAGACGACTCGTCCATGAAGATGTCCTGAACCCCTCCCCTTACTTATGAAACACAACCAAACTGTTTATGTGGGGTGTATTTCAGGTAGTGTACAGTTTGGACGGTGCCTTTATGACCGGGACTCGATTGAAGGACATGAAACCAAATGTCACGTCTCGACAGGTGATCCGCCACGTTGTCGGCGACTCTGAGCGAACTCTTCTGAACCTCTGATTGGGTTCTGCAGAGACGGGAGAGGCAGAAGTACACAGTGGGATCTATTCCAACTCCCTTTTTGGAGAAGTAGCGTATGCTTATTTGAGATGGCCTTGAGGTGCATTGGATTTGAAACACGTTTGAAATGAGTTTTGAAGTTTTCTGCCCTTTAGTTATAACCTGGCTTTATTATCGTCATAGAATATTAATTGACCGCCCATTTGATGGAAGAATTCACTTTATATTTCACAAGTAGATGATGTTTGAAATGACATCCTGTAGC belongs to Gadus morhua chromosome 13, gadMor3.0, whole genome shotgun sequence and includes:
- the LOC115557570 gene encoding zinc finger protein Eos isoform X6, encoding MTFLTEAARTAPPGEARLSMDVDDCNGSSYISGAASGESSVEREFPGAPGVPSASTPNSQHTSPSRSLSANSIKVELYSDDEPGRGGEEDAGEDGGPDHGGEGGGAYREMNHVDAMTSGATRLPNGKLKCDICGMICIGPNVLMVHKRSHTGERPFQCNQCGASFTQKGNLLRHIKLHSGEKPFKCPFCSYACRRRDALTGHLRTHSVSSPTVGKPYKCSYCGRSYKQQSTLEEHRERCHSYLQSLETLHPASTHLPGQKHMRLDMADAPYELSAAFEKDGDLNPAHLETPHFPGLGGDYAAAPGGGGGGDGGGGGGDGGGGDGGGGGLTEQPAPPRGPPSARPLRLSELRPLLSSAHRAPPPPQGARLDCMGGGAGVGGPGGREAAEGHEDLPPGRSGAPSPSNGCQDSTDTESLHDEPQLLHHHHHHHNNLHYSGGPGPAPPPHHRARGRPLPGHAKDAEREEGAPPGGHAFAAAQPTPGSPAAPSSTSREALRVVDGDGRAVRSFRCEHCRVLFLDHVMFTIHMGAHGFRQPFECNICGHRSQDRYEFSSHIVRGEHLLE
- the LOC115557570 gene encoding zinc finger protein Eos isoform X5; translated protein: MDVDDCNGSSYISASGESSVEREFPGAPGVPSASTPNSQHTSPSRSLSANSIKVELYSDDEPGRGGEEDAGEDGGPDHGGEGGGAYREMNHVDAMTSGATRLPNGKLKCDICGMICIGPNVLMVHKRSHTGERPFQCNQCGASFTQKGNLLRHIKLHSGEKPFKCPFCSYACRRRDALTGHLRTHSVSSPTVGKPYKCSYCGRSYKQQSTLEEHRERCHSYLQSLETLHPASTHLPGEELRFTPDSVLQPPSDQFLDGLTSNFAKRKRSTPQRFVGQKHMRLDMADAPYELSAAFEKDGDLNPAHLETPHFPGLGGDYAAAPGGGGGGDGGGGGGDGGGGDGGGGGLTEQPAPPRGPPSARPLRLSELRPLLSSAHRAPPPPQGARLDCMGGGAGVGGPGGREAAEGHEDLPPGRSGAPSPSNGCQDSTDTESLHDEPQLLHHHHHHHNNLHYSGGPGPAPPPHHRARGRPLPGHAKDAEREEGAPPGGHAFAAAQPTPGSPAAPSSTSREALRVVDGDGRAVRSFRCEHCRVLFLDHVMFTIHMGAHGFRQPFECNICGHRSQDRYEFSSHIVRGEHLLE
- the LOC115557570 gene encoding DNA-binding protein Ikaros isoform X7; this encodes MTFLTEAARTAPPGEARLSMDVDDCNGSSYISGAASGESSVEREFPGAPGVPSASTPNSQHTSPSRSLSANSIKVELYSDDEPGRGGEEDAGEDGGPDHGGEGGGAYREMNHVDAMTSGATRLPNGKLKCDICGMICIGPNVLMVHKRSHTVSSPTVGKPYKCSYCGRSYKQQSTLEEHRERCHSYLQSLETLHPASTHLPGEELRFTPDSVLQPPSDQFLDGLTSNFAKRKRSTPQRFVGQKHMRLDMADAPYELSAAFEKDGDLNPAHLETPHFPGLGGDYAAAPGGGGGGDGGGGGGDGGGGDGGGGGLTEQPAPPRGPPSARPLRLSELRPLLSSAHRAPPPPQGARLDCMGGGAGVGGPGGREAAEGHEDLPPGRSGAPSPSNGCQDSTDTESLHDEPQLLHHHHHHHNNLHYSGGPGPAPPPHHRARGRPLPGHAKDAEREEGAPPGGHAFAAAQPTPGSPAAPSSTSREALRVVDGDGRAVRSFRCEHCRVLFLDHVMFTIHMGAHGFRQPFECNICGHRSQDRYEFSSHIVRGEHLLE
- the LOC115557570 gene encoding zinc finger protein Eos isoform X4; translation: MTFLTEAARTAPPGEASGESSVEREFPGAPGVPSASTPNSQHTSPSRSLSANSIKVELYSDDEPGRGGEEDAGEDGGPDHGGEGGGAYREMNHVDAMTSGATRLPNGKLKCDICGMICIGPNVLMVHKRSHTGERPFQCNQCGASFTQKGNLLRHIKLHSGEKPFKCPFCSYACRRRDALTGHLRTHSVSSPTVGKPYKCSYCGRSYKQQSTLEEHRERCHSYLQSLETLHPASTHLPGEELRFTPDSVLQPPSDQFLDGLTSNFAKRKRSTPQRFVGQKHMRLDMADAPYELSAAFEKDGDLNPAHLETPHFPGLGGDYAAAPGGGGGGDGGGGGGDGGGGDGGGGGLTEQPAPPRGPPSARPLRLSELRPLLSSAHRAPPPPQGARLDCMGGGAGVGGPGGREAAEGHEDLPPGRSGAPSPSNGCQDSTDTESLHDEPQLLHHHHHHHNNLHYSGGPGPAPPPHHRARGRPLPGHAKDAEREEGAPPGGHAFAAAQPTPGSPAAPSSTSREALRVVDGDGRAVRSFRCEHCRVLFLDHVMFTIHMGAHGFRQPFECNICGHRSQDRYEFSSHIVRGEHLLE
- the LOC115557570 gene encoding zinc finger protein Eos isoform X2; the protein is MTFLTEAARTAPPGEARLSMDVDDCNGSSYISASGESSVEREFPGAPGVPSASTPNSQHTSPSRSLSANSIKVELYSDDEPGRGGEEDAGEDGGPDHGGEGGGAYREMNHVDAMTSGATRLPNGKLKCDICGMICIGPNVLMVHKRSHTGERPFQCNQCGASFTQKGNLLRHIKLHSGEKPFKCPFCSYACRRRDALTGHLRTHSVSSPTVGKPYKCSYCGRSYKQQSTLEEHRERCHSYLQSLETLHPASTHLPGEELRFTPDSVLQPPSDQFLDGLTSNFAKRKRSTPQRFVGQKHMRLDMADAPYELSAAFEKDGDLNPAHLETPHFPGLGGDYAAAPGGGGGGDGGGGGGDGGGGDGGGGGLTEQPAPPRGPPSARPLRLSELRPLLSSAHRAPPPPQGARLDCMGGGAGVGGPGGREAAEGHEDLPPGRSGAPSPSNGCQDSTDTESLHDEPQLLHHHHHHHNNLHYSGGPGPAPPPHHRARGRPLPGHAKDAEREEGAPPGGHAFAAAQPTPGSPAAPSSTSREALRVVDGDGRAVRSFRCEHCRVLFLDHVMFTIHMGAHGFRQPFECNICGHRSQDRYEFSSHIVRGEHLLE
- the LOC115557570 gene encoding zinc finger protein Eos isoform X1, yielding MTFLTEAARTAPPGEARLSMDVDDCNGSSYISGAASGESSVEREFPGAPGVPSASTPNSQHTSPSRSLSANSIKVELYSDDEPGRGGEEDAGEDGGPDHGGEGGGAYREMNHVDAMTSGATRLPNGKLKCDICGMICIGPNVLMVHKRSHTGERPFQCNQCGASFTQKGNLLRHIKLHSGEKPFKCPFCSYACRRRDALTGHLRTHSVSSPTVGKPYKCSYCGRSYKQQSTLEEHRERCHSYLQSLETLHPASTHLPGEELRFTPDSVLQPPSDQFLDGLTSNFAKRKRSTPQRFVGQKHMRLDMADAPYELSAAFEKDGDLNPAHLETPHFPGLGGDYAAAPGGGGGGDGGGGGGDGGGGDGGGGGLTEQPAPPRGPPSARPLRLSELRPLLSSAHRAPPPPQGARLDCMGGGAGVGGPGGREAAEGHEDLPPGRSGAPSPSNGCQDSTDTESLHDEPQLLHHHHHHHNNLHYSGGPGPAPPPHHRARGRPLPGHAKDAEREEGAPPGGHAFAAAQPTPGSPAAPSSTSREALRVVDGDGRAVRSFRCEHCRVLFLDHVMFTIHMGAHGFRQPFECNICGHRSQDRYEFSSHIVRGEHLLE
- the LOC115557570 gene encoding zinc finger protein Eos isoform X3, with translation MDVDDCNGSSYISGAASGESSVEREFPGAPGVPSASTPNSQHTSPSRSLSANSIKVELYSDDEPGRGGEEDAGEDGGPDHGGEGGGAYREMNHVDAMTSGATRLPNGKLKCDICGMICIGPNVLMVHKRSHTGERPFQCNQCGASFTQKGNLLRHIKLHSGEKPFKCPFCSYACRRRDALTGHLRTHSVSSPTVGKPYKCSYCGRSYKQQSTLEEHRERCHSYLQSLETLHPASTHLPGEELRFTPDSVLQPPSDQFLDGLTSNFAKRKRSTPQRFVGQKHMRLDMADAPYELSAAFEKDGDLNPAHLETPHFPGLGGDYAAAPGGGGGGDGGGGGGDGGGGDGGGGGLTEQPAPPRGPPSARPLRLSELRPLLSSAHRAPPPPQGARLDCMGGGAGVGGPGGREAAEGHEDLPPGRSGAPSPSNGCQDSTDTESLHDEPQLLHHHHHHHNNLHYSGGPGPAPPPHHRARGRPLPGHAKDAEREEGAPPGGHAFAAAQPTPGSPAAPSSTSREALRVVDGDGRAVRSFRCEHCRVLFLDHVMFTIHMGAHGFRQPFECNICGHRSQDRYEFSSHIVRGEHLLE